The Octadecabacter arcticus 238 genome contains a region encoding:
- a CDS encoding IS5 family transposase, whose product MMPHKFNAFRRHKFEKKRQKVTNWRVYNQGLRQRGDVIIWLSPEVADKWLADKRQTPGGQPTFSDMAISVCLTLGMVFKQPLRQTQGLVGSLARLMGLDVPIPDFSTLSRRGAGLSIPEKSKAQRAGPIELVVDSTGLKIFGEGEWLQNKHKTKPKRKSWRKLHLGLDITTGDIVCSDLTKDNVGDPTALPELLDQIDAPVSRFLADGAYDGDPTSDLLVDRFGEAIEIVIPPPITAVLSLDAARDPTPRDKHIAEIRDKGRLAWQVSSGYNHRSRGEAQIGRWKMVIGPKLKARNFPNQKTEVRIGTNILNKMNGLGRAKYEAVA is encoded by the coding sequence ATGATGCCGCACAAATTCAACGCTTTCCGCCGCCACAAGTTTGAAAAGAAGCGACAGAAGGTCACCAACTGGCGAGTGTACAATCAAGGCCTGCGTCAGCGCGGGGATGTGATAATTTGGTTGAGCCCTGAGGTTGCAGATAAGTGGCTTGCCGACAAACGGCAGACGCCAGGCGGCCAACCGACATTCTCTGATATGGCCATATCAGTATGCCTGACGCTGGGTATGGTTTTCAAACAACCTTTGCGGCAGACGCAAGGATTGGTCGGCAGTTTGGCGCGGCTTATGGGACTGGATGTTCCCATTCCGGATTTCTCGACCCTCTCGCGGAGAGGTGCGGGGCTCAGCATACCAGAAAAATCCAAAGCCCAAAGGGCCGGCCCAATCGAATTAGTTGTTGATAGTACGGGTCTGAAGATATTTGGTGAAGGCGAATGGTTGCAGAACAAGCATAAAACAAAGCCCAAACGTAAGTCGTGGCGCAAGCTGCACCTTGGACTGGATATCACAACTGGAGATATCGTTTGCTCCGATTTGACAAAAGACAACGTGGGCGACCCAACTGCTTTGCCCGAACTTCTCGATCAAATTGACGCTCCTGTTAGCCGCTTTTTGGCAGATGGCGCCTATGATGGCGATCCTACCAGCGATCTGCTTGTGGACCGTTTTGGTGAAGCGATAGAGATTGTAATCCCGCCTCCGATCACGGCCGTTCTCAGCCTCGATGCTGCCCGTGATCCAACGCCCCGAGATAAACACATCGCGGAGATTCGAGACAAAGGGCGCCTGGCATGGCAAGTTAGCAGCGGCTACAATCACCGGAGCCGAGGCGAAGCACAAATAGGCCGCTGGAAGATGGTCATCGGCCCCAAACTGAAAGCTCGGAACTTTCCAAACCAAAAAACTGAAGTCAGGATTGGGACTAACATTCTCAACAAAATGAACGGGCTTGGCCGTGCCAAGTACGAGGCTGTTGCATGA
- a CDS encoding SCO family protein has product MSKTYAIAAGSVVVALLGGAFLATQFGGSDDVFANCRASQSAGGAIGGPFELVDENGVTVTDTDVITGPTLIYFGYTFCPDVCPLDNMRNAQAVDILDAQGVEVKPVFISIDPERDTVDVVRDFTDNFHDRMLGLTGSPEQVRAASQAYRTYYAKQDSEDEFYLVDHTTMSYLVFPEQGFQEFYRRDVTPEQMAESLSCFIDAAG; this is encoded by the coding sequence ATGTCTAAGACCTATGCAATCGCCGCTGGTTCAGTCGTTGTCGCTTTATTGGGCGGTGCGTTTCTAGCCACCCAATTTGGTGGAAGTGATGATGTCTTTGCCAATTGCCGCGCCAGCCAGTCTGCAGGGGGTGCAATTGGTGGACCGTTTGAACTGGTCGATGAGAACGGTGTAACCGTCACCGACACGGATGTAATTACTGGCCCCACGTTGATCTATTTTGGTTACACGTTCTGTCCCGACGTTTGCCCGCTAGACAACATGCGAAATGCACAAGCGGTTGATATTCTGGATGCGCAAGGCGTTGAAGTGAAGCCTGTTTTTATCTCAATCGATCCGGAACGTGACACCGTAGACGTGGTGCGCGATTTCACTGACAATTTTCATGACCGGATGCTTGGACTGACAGGGTCACCCGAGCAAGTGCGGGCCGCGTCACAAGCGTATCGAACCTATTATGCCAAGCAAGACAGCGAAGACGAATTCTACCTCGTTGACCATACAACGATGTCCTACCTCGTCTTTCCGGAGCAGGGTTTTCAGGAATTCTATCGCCGCGATGTAACACCTGAGCAGATGGCAGAAAGTCTTTCATGCTTTATTGACGCGGCGGGTTGA
- the regB gene encoding sensor histidine kinase RegB: MAQMEHDVFQNEKRSNWVRVRTLAQLRWYAVAGQIGAVLVATYIYHLSLEVGLIAMVIGLPVLMNIVFYFVYPESRRLSEREADLMIGFDLAQLGVLLYLTGGLNNPFALLMLAPVTVASTILPLRSTLILGAIALGIVTLLWFVSFPIMTASGESLILPDLFVFGFWVALVIGVVFIGIYARQVTQETLSMSEALVATQMALAREQKLTDLGGVVAAAAHELGTPLATIKLVSSELIDELGDQDELREDAILIREQADRCRDILRSMGRAGKEDLLMRQAPIETVVREASEPHLGRGKIVKFETIPPKNDESRQPDIFRRPEIIHGIRNFVQNAVDFAQNAVLVEISWTDDIISLRISDDGPGFPNSVLGRIGEPFVRRRRSQEGRVRRPGYEGMGLGLFIAKTLLERSGATLNFANGSARAVSGHRGGAIVTVKWPRASVEARAETSRGALGDNTLIT, translated from the coding sequence ATGGCGCAGATGGAACACGACGTATTTCAGAACGAAAAACGCAGCAATTGGGTGCGGGTCCGCACGCTCGCCCAGTTGCGTTGGTATGCTGTGGCAGGACAAATCGGTGCGGTTCTGGTCGCAACCTATATTTACCACCTCTCACTTGAGGTCGGGCTGATCGCCATGGTGATTGGCCTGCCTGTTCTCATGAACATCGTCTTTTATTTCGTTTACCCAGAAAGTCGTCGCCTGTCGGAAAGGGAGGCCGACCTGATGATCGGCTTCGACCTCGCGCAGCTTGGGGTGCTGTTGTATCTGACCGGCGGGCTGAACAATCCGTTCGCGTTGTTGATGCTTGCCCCTGTGACTGTCGCATCGACGATCCTTCCGCTGCGCAGCACGCTGATCCTTGGGGCAATCGCGTTGGGAATCGTGACGCTGCTGTGGTTCGTGAGCTTTCCAATCATGACGGCATCGGGTGAATCGCTAATTTTGCCCGACTTGTTTGTCTTTGGATTCTGGGTCGCGCTGGTCATCGGCGTCGTCTTCATCGGTATCTACGCCCGTCAAGTTACCCAAGAAACACTCTCTATGAGCGAGGCTTTGGTAGCAACGCAAATGGCCCTCGCACGGGAACAAAAACTGACCGACCTTGGTGGTGTTGTCGCCGCCGCCGCCCATGAACTTGGCACGCCCTTGGCGACCATCAAACTCGTGAGCAGCGAGTTGATTGATGAACTTGGTGATCAAGACGAGTTGCGCGAAGACGCGATTTTGATCCGTGAACAAGCGGATCGATGCCGCGACATCCTGCGTTCTATGGGGCGTGCCGGCAAAGAGGACCTTTTGATGCGCCAAGCGCCCATCGAGACCGTCGTGAGAGAGGCGAGCGAGCCACATCTTGGACGCGGCAAGATCGTCAAATTTGAGACTATTCCACCTAAAAATGATGAATCTCGTCAGCCAGACATTTTTAGGCGGCCAGAGATCATTCATGGAATCCGCAATTTCGTTCAGAACGCCGTGGATTTCGCACAAAACGCAGTCTTGGTTGAAATCAGCTGGACCGACGACATCATCAGCCTTCGGATCAGCGACGATGGCCCCGGCTTTCCGAATTCGGTTCTTGGACGTATTGGTGAACCGTTTGTACGACGGCGACGTTCCCAAGAAGGACGCGTGCGGCGCCCCGGATATGAAGGCATGGGGCTTGGTCTGTTTATTGCCAAGACGCTTTTGGAACGATCTGGCGCAACGCTGAATTTCGCAAACGGCAGCGCGCGCGCGGTTTCTGGACATCGTGGCGGCGCAATCGTAACGGTAAAATGGCCGCGTGCCAGCGTCGAAGCGCGAGCAGAAACATCCCGTGGCGCGCTGGGTGACAATACGTTGATTACCTGA
- a CDS encoding allantoate amidohydrolase yields MSDVTRGRNAIPINSGRLWARHMQLAQIGAIGETGNCRLALSDEDTQARNLFAGWCRDAGLVLHSDRAGNMFAVRRGREPDRAIVAAGSHLDTQPHGGRFDGISGVLAALEVVEALNDAGVETDAPLAVINWTNEEGVRFAPGLLGSNWYAGAIDDVTLDGIRAADGVGFADEAARSGWLGVMRPADLPMDSFFELHIEQGPVLENAGVQVGVVTAVQGLQWLDVAVTGMDGHAGTTPLDGRRDALLAAAAMLVAINDAGRSEGSEARVSVGRLVPATDGPSTIVGAVEFVIDIRHPDIEVLERLQAACTDQCQRKAAQYGCTAVVSRRLSVPPREFDADCIAAVQNAADELGFTNRKIASGALHDASNIAAMVPTTMIFVPCRDGISHNIDEYASPEDLAAGCEVLLHAMLSRAGLS; encoded by the coding sequence GTGAGTGATGTAACGCGTGGCAGAAACGCCATCCCGATCAATTCCGGACGGCTGTGGGCACGTCACATGCAGCTGGCCCAAATAGGTGCGATCGGGGAGACTGGCAACTGTCGTCTGGCGCTTTCGGATGAAGACACGCAGGCGCGCAATCTGTTTGCCGGTTGGTGTCGTGATGCAGGTCTGGTGCTACACAGTGATCGAGCAGGGAACATGTTCGCGGTTCGTCGCGGGCGCGAGCCGGACAGGGCGATTGTGGCGGCGGGAAGTCATCTTGATACGCAACCACATGGCGGACGATTTGACGGCATTTCAGGCGTGTTGGCGGCGCTGGAGGTGGTGGAGGCGCTGAACGACGCGGGAGTGGAAACCGACGCGCCACTGGCCGTTATCAATTGGACCAACGAGGAGGGCGTGCGTTTCGCGCCGGGGTTGCTGGGGTCGAACTGGTACGCAGGCGCGATCGATGACGTCACGCTTGACGGTATTCGCGCAGCCGACGGCGTGGGCTTTGCGGACGAAGCCGCGCGCAGCGGCTGGCTCGGGGTTATGCGCCCGGCCGATCTGCCGATGGATTCGTTTTTCGAACTGCATATTGAACAGGGGCCTGTATTAGAGAACGCAGGCGTTCAGGTCGGAGTTGTTACTGCGGTTCAGGGTTTGCAGTGGCTGGATGTTGCGGTGACCGGTATGGACGGACACGCAGGCACCACGCCCCTTGATGGGCGTCGCGACGCGTTGCTTGCAGCTGCGGCGATGCTGGTTGCAATCAACGATGCCGGACGGTCTGAGGGCTCCGAAGCACGGGTCAGCGTTGGCCGACTTGTTCCAGCAACAGACGGGCCAAGCACGATTGTGGGCGCCGTGGAGTTCGTCATCGACATACGCCATCCCGATATCGAGGTATTGGAGCGCTTGCAGGCAGCCTGTACTGACCAATGCCAGAGAAAAGCCGCGCAATATGGCTGCACAGCGGTGGTATCACGGCGGTTGTCGGTCCCCCCGCGCGAATTTGATGCTGATTGCATCGCGGCAGTGCAAAATGCGGCGGACGAATTGGGATTCACCAACCGGAAAATCGCTAGCGGCGCGTTGCATGATGCCTCCAACATCGCTGCAATGGTCCCGACCACAATGATATTTGTGCCGTGCCGCGACGGCATCAGTCACAATATCGATGAATACGCCTCACCCGAAGATCTAGCGGCGGGGTGTGAGGTATTGCTACATGCAATGCTTTCGCGCGCTGGATTGAGCTAA
- a CDS encoding ABC transporter permease, with protein MQQLDWKYQFERFGLVIVWIGFIALFGVMRPDTFLTWSNFSTIFGSEAVLVIVTLGLIIPLTAGDFDLSIAQVLTLVSMSTALMDARMDVPLLIVIPIALAIGALIGFINGAITLYFRVNSLIVTLGVGTFLHGVTLWIGNSQTISGVSPMLMEWVIIQRVFGIPIAFYYAMMLAVLIWYMLGYTAFGQQLLFTGRGREVGRLTGVAVGRVRLTAFVLSGIMGAIAGILYTGTTGSANPSSGTFLLLPAFAAAFLGATCIKPGRFNPWGAVIAVYFLVTGINGLSVLGFRTFVQDLFYGGALVLALMVSQLVSGRKERSL; from the coding sequence ATGCAGCAGCTTGATTGGAAGTATCAGTTCGAACGGTTCGGGCTGGTGATCGTCTGGATTGGCTTTATTGCGCTTTTCGGGGTGATGCGTCCGGATACCTTTCTGACATGGTCGAACTTTTCCACAATTTTCGGATCAGAGGCGGTGTTGGTAATTGTCACGTTGGGTCTGATTATTCCACTCACGGCGGGTGATTTTGACCTGTCTATCGCGCAGGTGCTGACACTTGTGTCGATGAGCACGGCCCTCATGGATGCGCGTATGGATGTGCCGCTGCTGATTGTGATCCCCATTGCGTTGGCCATCGGGGCGTTGATCGGGTTTATTAACGGCGCGATCACGCTCTACTTTCGGGTGAATTCTCTGATTGTGACATTGGGTGTTGGCACGTTTCTGCATGGTGTGACTCTGTGGATCGGTAATTCGCAGACAATTTCCGGTGTATCTCCGATGCTGATGGAATGGGTGATCATCCAGCGGGTGTTTGGCATTCCCATAGCCTTTTACTATGCGATGATGCTGGCCGTTCTGATCTGGTACATGCTGGGCTATACCGCTTTCGGGCAGCAATTGCTGTTCACTGGTCGCGGGCGCGAGGTGGGGCGTCTGACAGGGGTTGCGGTGGGGCGGGTACGGCTGACGGCATTCGTTTTGTCGGGTATAATGGGTGCCATCGCCGGCATTCTCTATACAGGCACCACCGGATCCGCCAATCCCAGTTCCGGTACGTTTCTGTTACTGCCTGCTTTTGCCGCGGCATTTCTCGGGGCGACTTGCATAAAACCGGGACGGTTCAATCCGTGGGGGGCCGTCATTGCCGTCTATTTTCTAGTGACCGGTATCAACGGGTTGTCCGTGCTGGGGTTTCGCACTTTCGTTCAGGATTTGTTTTATGGCGGCGCACTGGTGCTGGCGCTGATGGTGTCGCAACTGGTGTCAGGTCGCAAGGAGCGCAGCTTGTGA
- a CDS encoding sugar ABC transporter ATP-binding protein encodes MRTNDAPRLQVRGVTKTFGGVCALDAADLCIMPGEVHGLLGTNGSGKSTMIKVLSGFHAPNGGALVIDGRAVALPMPLGRSEAHGLAFVHQNLGLLTEASVLENLIAGDHERLNPWRINWRAEADRARDLFAEYKLNLSPDQTVADLSPVERAQLAIVRAADRVREHRDHGAGGVLVLDEPTPFLPQKDVAALFTIIRQLKQSGVAIIFVSHDIDEVLEITDRSTVLRDGKVIGVFDTATTDRDTLVHAIVGRAVSGKRRVSTLVRAPAIARVSKLTGRRLVDVSLSVQPGEILGLTGLIGAGHDAVPLLLAGAERAESGTLTLDGRDFDLTTMRPAEAITARIVFIPADRQRLGIVPDLMLTENAMLPLLGRSVFLRHDRLFRETADLLKHFAVKANHPRQVASELSGGNQQKLVLGKWLQLQPQLVLLDEPTQGIDVGARQEIYNRLAEVSAQGGAVICATSEFDQLEAIAHRVLVFDRGRIKAELTGDDVNKVAIAKACYEGAVSHAAA; translated from the coding sequence GTGAGGACGAATGACGCCCCGCGCCTACAGGTGCGGGGCGTAACCAAAACCTTTGGCGGGGTCTGCGCGCTTGATGCAGCCGACCTTTGCATCATGCCGGGCGAAGTGCATGGGCTGTTGGGCACCAACGGGTCGGGCAAATCGACCATGATCAAGGTGCTTTCAGGCTTTCATGCACCCAATGGTGGCGCGTTGGTGATTGATGGCCGCGCTGTTGCGCTGCCGATGCCGTTAGGGCGCAGCGAGGCGCATGGGCTGGCGTTTGTGCATCAGAACCTTGGCCTGCTGACAGAGGCGAGCGTGCTGGAAAATCTTATTGCGGGGGATCACGAGCGGCTGAACCCGTGGCGGATCAACTGGCGGGCCGAGGCGGATCGCGCGCGCGATCTGTTCGCTGAATACAAGCTGAACCTGTCGCCCGATCAGACCGTTGCCGACCTGTCGCCGGTAGAGCGCGCGCAGCTTGCCATTGTGCGGGCCGCCGATCGGGTGCGCGAACACCGCGACCATGGCGCTGGGGGGGTACTGGTGCTGGATGAACCGACGCCGTTTCTGCCACAAAAAGATGTAGCCGCGTTGTTTACGATTATTCGACAGCTCAAGCAAAGCGGCGTTGCGATCATCTTTGTCAGCCATGATATCGACGAAGTGCTGGAAATAACGGACCGGTCTACTGTTCTGCGCGATGGTAAGGTGATCGGTGTTTTCGACACGGCAACGACGGACCGCGATACGCTGGTGCATGCCATCGTCGGTCGGGCTGTTTCCGGGAAACGTCGGGTTTCCACGCTTGTCAGAGCGCCAGCGATTGCGCGGGTGAGCAAATTGACGGGCCGTCGGCTGGTTGATGTATCCCTTTCGGTCCAGCCTGGTGAGATTCTGGGCCTGACGGGTCTGATCGGTGCTGGCCACGATGCGGTGCCGTTGCTGTTGGCGGGTGCCGAGCGGGCAGAGTCAGGCACTTTGACGCTGGACGGGCGTGATTTTGATCTCACGACAATGCGCCCGGCTGAGGCCATCACGGCGCGCATTGTTTTTATTCCTGCTGACCGGCAACGACTGGGTATCGTACCCGATCTTATGCTGACGGAAAACGCGATGTTGCCGTTATTGGGGCGCAGCGTGTTTCTGCGACACGACAGACTGTTCCGGGAAACCGCCGATCTGCTGAAACATTTCGCGGTCAAGGCCAATCATCCTAGGCAAGTGGCATCGGAGTTGTCGGGGGGCAACCAGCAAAAGCTGGTGCTTGGCAAATGGCTGCAACTACAGCCGCAACTGGTTTTGCTGGACGAGCCAACGCAGGGTATCGATGTTGGTGCGCGACAGGAAATCTATAACCGCTTGGCCGAAGTTAGCGCGCAGGGCGGCGCGGTGATTTGCGCCACCTCCGAATTCGACCAGCTGGAGGCGATTGCGCATCGGGTGTTGGTCTTCGACCGGGGCCGGATCAAAGCCGAATTAACAGGTGATGACGTGAACAAGGTCGCAATCGCCAAAGCGTGCTACGAGGGAGCGGTCAGCCATGCAGCAGCTTGA